One genomic window of Apus apus isolate bApuApu2 chromosome 9, bApuApu2.pri.cur, whole genome shotgun sequence includes the following:
- the TPRA1 gene encoding transmembrane protein adipocyte-associated 1 yields the protein MFQSMMSVRFSMSDNITHSTALVTALDNVTTLSPTTTQAINDTNITVPHKCLLLLYEDIGKSRVRYWDLLLLVPNVLFFMFLLWKLPSARAKIRVTSSPIFTTFYILVFVVALVGIARAVVSMTVSASDAATVADKILWEITRFFLLAIELSVVILGLAFGHLESKSSVKRVLAITTVLSLAYSVTQGTLEILYPDAHLSAEDFNIYGHGGRHFWLASSCFFFLVYSLVVILPKTPLKDRISLPSRKSFYVYAGILALLNLVQGLGSALLCVDIIEGLCCVDVTTFLYFSFFAPLIYVAFLKGFFGSEPKILFSYKCQVDEPEDVDVHLPHPYAVAKKEGMDSGFYSSTQIDTTAYLDDVASLPYHVGSINSTDSDRWKAINA from the exons ATGTTCCAGTCCATGATGTCTGTGAGATTCTCCATGTCTGATAATATCACACATTCAACTGCCCTGGTGACAGCACTGGATAATGTGACAACTTTGTCCCCGACAACAACTCAGGCAATCAATGACACCAACATCACTGTGCCACACAAGTGCCTGTTGTTGCTCTATGAGGACATAGGGAAGTCCAG agtcCGCTACTGGGATCTTCTGCTCCTGGTTCCCAATGTGCTTTTCTTTATGTTTCTTCTCTGGAAGCTGCCCTCTGCCAGGGCCAAAATCCGGGTCACTTCCAGCCCAATCTTCACTACGTTCTACATACTG GTATTTGTGGTGGCTTTAGTTGGTATTGCCCGTGCTGTTGTCTCCATGACTGTGAGTGCATCTGATGCTGCCACAGTTGCTGACAAG ATCCTGTGGGAGATTACAAGGTTCTTCCTTCTGGCAATTGAACTGAGTGTGGTGATTCTAGGCCTTGCCTTTG GTCACCTGGAGAGCAAGTCGAGTGTGAAACGTGTTCTGGCAATCACTACAGTGCTGTCTCTGGCATATTCTGTCACCCAG GGCACCCTGGAAATCCTATATCCTGATGCCCATCTCTCAGCAGAAGACTTCAACATCTATGGCCATGGAGGGAGACACTTTTGGCTTGCCAgctcctgtttcttctttctg GTCTATTCCTTGGTGGTGATTCTTCCAAAAACTCCTCTGAAAGACCGGATTTCTTTGCCCT CCAGGAAGAGCTTTTATGTTTATGCTGGAATCCTGGCACTGCTGAACCTGGTTCAGGGCCTGGGCAGCGCCCTCCTCTGTGTGGACATCATAGAAGGACTGTG CTGTGTTGATGTTACCACGTTCCTTTACTTCAGCTTCTTTGCACCTCTCATCTATGTGGCATTCCTGAAAGGCTTCTTTGG GTCTGAACCGAAGATCCTTTTCTCCTATAAATGCCAGGTGGATGAACCTGAGGATGTGGATGTGCACCTACCCCACCCTTATGCTGTTGCCAAGAAGGAAGGAATGGATTCTGGGTTCTACTCAAGCACTCAGATTGACACCACAGCCTACCTGGATGATGTGGCCTCTCTGCCATATCACGTGGGCAGCATCAACAGCACAGACAGTGACCGCTGGAAAGCCATCAATGCCtga
- the MCM2 gene encoding DNA replication licensing factor MCM2: MRFLTALPSTSLVICKDCFNLSSIGREDFGLLRVSLLTAPPLQRLPAALTPLSPHGPVPVRGCPGLTLSPLSPQDSSESQAAITSPLRSSRRGDAFTSSPGRDLPPFEDESEGLLGTEGLPEEEEEGEELIGEGMERDYRPIPELDVYEAEGLALDDEDVEELTASQREAAERVMRQRDRELEQGMGRMRRGLLYDSDDEDEDRPSRKRRLAERAADGMEEEDEDMIESIENLEDMKGHSVREWVSMAAPRLEIYHRFKNFLKTHVDDHGHNVFKERISDMCKENRESLVVNYEDLAAQEHVLAYFLPEAPAEMLKIFDEAAKEVVLAMYPKYDRIAQEIHVRISHLPLVEELRSLRQLHLNQLIRTSGVVTSCTGVLPQLSMVKYNCSKCSFILGPFFQSQNQEVKPGSCPECQSLGPFEINMEETVYQNYQRIKIQESPGKVAAGRLPRSKDAILLADLVDSCRPGDEIELTGIYHNNYDGSLNTANGFPVFATVILANHIAKKDNKLAVGELTDEDVKVIVGLSKDEQIGEKIFASIAPSIYGHEDIKRGLALALFGGEPKNPGGKHKVRGDINVLLCGDPGTAKSQFLKYIEKASSRAIFTTGQGASAVGLTAYVQRHPVSKEWTLEAGALVLADRGVCLIDEFDKMNDQDRTSIHEAMEQQSISISKAGIVTSLQARCTVIAAANPIGGRYDPSLTFSENVDLTEPIISRFDILCVVRDTVDPVQDEMLARFVVGSHVKHHPGSKEAVNGDASEVILPNTYGVEPIPQEILRKYIIYAKEKVHPKLNQMDQDKVARMYSDLRKESMATGSIPITVRHIESMIRMAEAHARMHLRDYVVEDDVNMAIRVMLESFIDTQKFSVMRSMRKTFSRYLSFKRDNNELLLFILKQLVAEQVMYQRNRYGAQQDTIEVPEKDLVDKARQINIHNLSAFYDSEVFKMNRFSRDVKRKLIVQQF; the protein is encoded by the exons atgCGTTTCCTCACCGCTCTCCCATCCACTTCCCTTGTCATTTGCAAGGACTGTTTTAATCTTTCCTCTATCGGGAGAGAGGACTTTGGGCTGCTCCGTGTCTCCCTTCTGACGGCCCCCCCGTTGCAGAGACTCCCGGCAGCGCTGactcccctctcccctcacgGCCCGGTGCCGGTGCGGGGGTGTCCCGGGCTCACCCTGTCCCCCCTGTCCCCGCAGGACTCCTCCGAGTCGCAGGCGGCGATCACCAGCCCCCTCCGCAGCTCACGCCGGGGCGATGCCTTCACGTCCAGCCCTGGCCGTGACCTGCCCCCCTTCGAGGATGAGTCCGAAGGGCTCCTGGGGACCGAGGGGCTCCccgaggaggaggaagaaggagaagagctcATCggggaagggatggaaag GGACTACCGCCCCATCCCTGAGCTGGATGTCTATGAAGCAGAGGGCCTGGCCTTGGATGATGAAGATGTGGAGGAGCTGACAGCCAGCCAGCGGGAAGCTGCAGAGCGAGTCATGAGGCAGCGAGAccgggagctggagcagggcatGGGCCGCATGAGGAGAGGCCTGCTCTATG ATAGCGATGATGAAGATGAAGACCGTCCTTCGCGGAAGAGGCGGCTGGCAGAACGGGCAGCTGATGGaatggaagaggaagatgaggacaTGATTGAGAGCATTGAGAATCTTGAAGACATGAAAGGGCATTCAGTGAGGGAATGGGTTTCCATGGCTGCTCCCCGGCTAGAGATCTATCACCGCTTCAAGAACTTCTTGAAGACCCATGTGGATGACCATGGGCACAATGTCTTCAAAGAGAGGATCAGTGACATGTGCAAAG agaacagAGAGAGTCTGGTGGTGAACTATGAGGATCTGGCAGCCCAGGAACATGTCCTTGCCTACTTTCTGCCTGAGGCCccagcagaaatgctgaagaTCTTTGATGAAGCAGCCAAGGAAGTGGTGTTGGCCATGTACCCCAAATACGATCGTATTGCTCAGGAGATCCATGTTCGTATCTCCCACCTCCCTCTGGTGGAAGAGTTGCGGTCACTCAG GCAACTGCACCTGAATCAGTTGATCCGAACTAGTGGAGTGGTGACAAGTTGCACAGGGGTGCTGCCTCAGCTCAGCATGGTCAAATACAACTGCAGCAAGTGCAGCTTCATCCTGGGACCCTTTTTCCAGTCCCAGAACCAAGAGGTGAAACCCGGTTCCTGTCCAGAGTGTCAGTCTCTTGGACCTTTTGAAATCAACATGGAAGAG ACAGTCTACCAGAACTATCAGCGCATCAAAATCCAGGAAAGCCCTGGGAAGGTGGCTGCTGGCAGGCTGCCCCGCTCCAAGGATGCCATTCTCCTCGCAGATCTGGTTGACAGCTGCAGGCCAGGGGATGAGATT GAGCTAACAGGGATCTACCACAACAACTATGACGGCTCCTTGAACACTGCCAATGGGTTCCCAGTGTTTGCAACTGTGATCCTGGCCAACCACATTGCCAAGAAGGACAACAAGCTGGCTGTTGGAGAACTGACTGATGAAGATGTGAAAGTGATTGTGGGTCTATCCAAGGATGAGCAAATTGGGGAGAAG atttttgcCAGCATTGCCCCGTCTATTTATGGGCATGAAGATATCAAGAGGGGTTTGGCTTTAGCTCTCTTCGGTGGAGAGCCCAAAAACCCAG GTGGCAAACACAAAGTCCGTGGTGACATCAACGTGCTTCTATGTGGAGACCCTGGCACTGCAAAGTCACAGTTTCTGAAATATATAGAGAAGGCATCTAGCAGAGCAATCTTCACCACTGGCCAGGGTGCTTCTGCTGTGGGCCTCACAGCCTATGTCCAGAGGCACCCAGTCAGCAAGGAGTGGACTTTGGAGGCAGGAGCCCTCGTGCTGGCTGACAGAGGTGTCTGCCTGATTGATGAATTTGACAAG ATGAATGATCAAGATAGGACCAGCATCCATGAAGCCATGGAGCAGCAAAGCATTTCCATCTCCAAAGCTGGCATTGTCACATCTTTACAAGCCCGTTGCACCGTTATTGCTGCTGCTAATCCCATAG GTGGGCGATACGACCCATCGTTAACCTTCTCGGAGAACGTAGACCTGACAGAGCCCATCATCTCTCGATTCGATATCCTGTGCGTGGTGAGAGACACAGTGGACCCTGTGCAG GATGAAATGCTTGCCCGGTTCGTTGTTGGCAGCCATGTGAAGCACCACCCAGGTAGCAAGGAGGCAGTGAATGGGGATGCCAGTGAGGTTATTCTTCCCAACACATATGGGGTTGAGCCCATTCCCCAGGAGATCCTAAggaaatacataatttatgCCAAAGAGAAGGTCCACCCAAAACTCAACCAGATGGACCAGGACAAGGTGGCCCGGATGTACAGCGACCTCAGGAAAGAGTCTATG GCCACCGGCAGCATCCCCATCACCGTGCGTCACATCGAGTCCATGATCCGGATGGCTGAGGCTCACGCCCGCATGCACCTGAGGGACTATGTGGTGGAAGATGATGTCAACATGGCCATCCGGGTGATGCTGGAGAGCTTCATTGACACCCAGAAGTTCAGCGTCATGCGGAGCATGCGCAAG ACGTTCTCCCGGTACCTTTCATTCAAGCGAGACAAcaatgagctgctgctgttcatcCTGAAGCAGCTGGTTGCAGAGCAGGTGATGTACCAGAGAAACCGCTACGGAGCCCAGCAAGACACCATAGAAGTCCCAGAGAAGGACCTGGTGGATAAG GCTCGGCAGATCaacatccacaacctctcagCCTTCTACGACAGTGAAGTGTTCAAGATGAACAGGTTCAGCCGGGATGTGAAGCGGAAGCTGATTGTCCAGCAGTTCTGA